Part of the Pseudobacteriovorax antillogorgiicola genome is shown below.
GCGCTCGACCAGTTCATTGAGTAGGTCAAGATAGTCTAGCGAGGTTTTACCCAAGAGTAGATTCTGAATGGGAACGCCAGCTTCGACCTTGCTCACGATATCTTTGAATCCCGTGAGATAAAGGTAGTCTTTGGTCATGCCTCCGCCGCAAAAGTAGAAGAGGGAGGCCGGAGTTACAATGCGGTGTGATTGCTACCGCTTACGAACCAACCGAAAGTTGAGTTTAAGAATGGGTTAACCTCGGTTTGATGGATCTTCTGAGGGAAGAGGAAATCTCGATGATTTTGAATTTAAGTTGGCGCTCTTGAAGACTTTGTTCATCAATTCGCGAAGACTGTCTTAGCTCAATAAAGCCCCTTGCCTAGAATTCACATTTTCATTCACAGGTCTCTTTAGCAACTTCCATGAATTCTAAGTCTCGATTCAGATAGGGAACGATTCTCTGACAAATTTGGTTCAAAATTTCTCTGGCATCTAAAGACCAACGACGTACAGTGCCATCCCAAGATGCTGAATAGAATCCAAGCGGGTCAATAGGGTCTGGGTACAAATCAGTTACATAGTCTGAATGTTTGTCAAACTTAAATAATTCTAGTCGGTTCTTCACATTCCAAACCTTAATAGTGCTATCATAGCTGGCTGAAACTAATAGACCATTGTCGAGAAATAGTAAGTCACTAATTGCATCCTGATGGCCTTCAATAATTCCTTCTGATTTTCCACTTTCGATGGAATATAGGTAGATATGACCTTCTCTTCCAGGGGCGCTAACCTTACCTAAGGCAAACAAGCCATGTCTTTCTCCAATAGCTACTGCGTGTGCGTCTTTAGCTATGCCTTTAAAGCTGCTTGCCCCCTTTAAAGGGTTACTTAAGTCCCAGAGGGCGATATCAGCCCGATTGTGGCCCACAATCTTGCTACCATTTTCAAAGAGCGCAAACTTCATTGCCTTGAACTCATCTATTTTTCGTTTAAATCTTTTTTCAGGTACTATTTTCCATATCTCAAGATTGTCTCCACCAACTAGTAGAGTCTGATCGTCCATAAATGCGAGAGCATGAACATCACTTTGAAAGCCTTCTAAAAGAACTTCAAAATTAACTTTGCCACTTATATCAGCTACCCATACCTTACCGATTTGGTAACAACCAAAAGCCAATTTTCGACCATCCGGACTAATAGCGAGGCCTTTTACAATGCTCTTGCATCCAGGAATTTCGATTGTTTCTAAAAGTTCACGCGTTTGCGGGTTCCATTTATATATCTGTCCTAGGGTATTACTCGTATATAGACGATCGCCTTTCTTACTAACTACCATTTCCGTGTAGTCAAGCGGATGATAAAACTTCAGATCGTTATTTACAGTGTTCCCTAATTGAGGAGGTTTTTTCCAAAAAGAAAGTTGATTTCGATCTCCTCGTAAAAACATTGTTTCAGCATTGTTATCAAAAAGAATTTCTTCTACATCTAGATGTGGTTGGTTAAGCGTTGGTCCAACGAGGCTCTCGTTGTGGAGGCGACGGAGTTCGATTTTGTTATTCTCGTTGACTCCAGCAAGCATCGTCTCGCTGCTATTTGTAGCATGCTGGTCTAAGGTCACAAATTGCTTAAAAG
Proteins encoded:
- a CDS encoding tyrosine/phenylalanine carboxypeptidase domain-containing protein, which produces MTKDYLYLTGFKDIVSKVEAGVPIQNLLLGKTSLDYLDLLNELVERKVLHAPRHIADFLKTPKASSPVLDFVIRGICA